From a single Lolium rigidum isolate FL_2022 chromosome 7, APGP_CSIRO_Lrig_0.1, whole genome shotgun sequence genomic region:
- the LOC124672807 gene encoding ent-kaur-16-ene synthase, chloroplastic-like: MSQPKVSGVCSVLPAPRRHPLLLPAAPLSAPTFRSGLHRRLTIARAAGNVEPRCLGSFSRTRHRPPALHSTRAGIPPSSACVDTRLVGENTGLQNVHTDGREARIKKQLQQVELSPSSYDTAWVAMVPLPGSPGAPCFPQCVEWILLNQQDDGSWGVNEFGSSANKDILSSTLACVLAFKKWNVGHEHIRRGLHFIGRNFSIAMDEQIATPIGFNVIFPGMLRLAIAMGLQFPVRQTDIDGVLHLWDIEVKRQDGKKSCGREAYMAYVAEGLGNLLDWNEVMKFQRKNGSLFNSPSTTAAALIHNYDDKALGYLNLLVSKFGSAVPTVYPLNIHCQLSMVDSLEKIGISHHFSTEVKGILDMTYSFWLQRDEEIMLDVATCAMAFRLLRMNGYDVSSDELSHIAEASAFHDSLQGYLNDTKSILELYRASKVTVSEDELILDNLGSWSGSLLTQKLLSNGFPRISTYAEVEYALKFPFYATLERLEHKRNIEHFDARDSHMMNTEYLPSRVNQELLSLAVEDFTFSQTIYQDELQHLDSWVKENKLDQLQFARQKLTYCYLSAAATIFPPEMSDARISWAKNAVLTTVVDDFFDIGGSKEELENLIALVEKWDEHHKDDFYSEQVKIVFCALYTTVNQLGSMASAVQNRCVRNHLIETWLQLLRSMMTETKWQITQYVPTVEEYMTNGVVSFALGPIVLPALYFVGEKISECVVKDQEHSELFRVMSTCGRLLNDIQGFEREGSEGKLNSVSLLVLHSGGLMSVEGAKEAIQKNIVASRRDLLRLVLKEDTLVPRACKELFWKMCRILHLFYFQTDGFSSPKEMASAVDAVINEPLKLSS, from the exons TTCATCGTCGCCTCACGATCGCCCGTGCCGCGGGGAATGTCGAGCCACGCTGCCTCGGATCCTTCAGCCGTACCCGTCACCGTCCTCCGGCACTCCACTCGACTCGCGCCGGGATTCCTCCATCTTCGG CATGTGTCGATACAAGGCTGGTAGGAGAAAATACAGGCCTGCAAAACGTG CATACAGATGGACGGGAGGCTAGAATAAAGAAGCAGCTCCAGCAAGTTGAATTATCGCCATCTTCTTACGACACGGCGTGGGTGGCTATGGTGCCCTTGCCGGGCTCCCCTGGTGCTCCATGCTTTCCCCAGTGTGTTGAATGGATATTGCTCAACCAACAGGATGATGGATCTTGGGGTGTCAACGAGTTTGGATCATCAGCCAACAAGGACATTCTCTCATCTACATTGGCATGTGTTCTTGCATTTAAGAAATGGAATGTTGGCCACGAGCACATAAGAAGAG GTCTACATTTTATTGGAAGGAATTTCTCCATTGCTATGGATGAGCAGATTGCCACTCCTATAGGCTTCAATGTCATCTTTCCTGGTATGCTTAGGCTTGCCATTGCGATGGGCTTGCAGTTTCCTGTTAGACAGACTGATATTGATGGGGTTCTACACCTCTGGGACATTGAAGTGAAAAG GCAGGATGGGAAGAAATCATGTGGCAGAGAAGCATATATGGCCTATGTTGCTGAAGGGTTAGGAAACCTGCTAGACTGGAATGAAGTTATGAAGTTCCAGAGGAAGAATGGATCATTGTTCAACTCCCCTTCCACAACTGCTGCTGCATTAATCCACAACTATGATGATAAAGCCCTCGGGTACCTAAATTTGCTTGTCAGTAAATTTGGTAGTGCAG TACCAACAGTATACCCACTAAATATACATTGCCAGCTGTCAATGGTGGATTCGCTTGAAAAGATCGGAATTTCTCACCATTTTTCTACTGAGGTAAAGGGCATCCTAGACATGACATACAG TTTTTGGTTacagagggacgaggagatcatgctAGATGTAGCAACATGCGCAATGGCGTTTCGACTCCTACGGATGAATGGATATGATGTATCCTCAG ATGAACTGTCTCATATTGCTGAAGCTTCCGCTTTCCATGATTCACTTCAAGGATATTTAAATGATACAAAATCTATATTGGAATTGTACAGGGCTTCAAAAGTTACTGTATCCGAAGATGAACTGATCCTAGATAACTTAGGCTCCTGGTCTGGCAGCTTATTGACGCAAAAGCTGTTATCTAATGGGTTCCCAAGAATCTCGACCTATGCAGAG GTAGAGTATGCTCTTAAGTTTCCTTTCTATGCCACACTGGAACGTCTAGAGCACAAGAGGAACATCGAACATTTTGATGCTAGGGATTCTCACATGATGAATACAGAATACTT GCCATCTCGTGTCAACCAAGAACTTTTGTCTTTGGCTGTTGAAGATTTCACCTTTTCTCAAACTATTTACCAGGATGAACTCCAACATCTTGACAG TTGGGTGAAAGAGAACAAGTTGGACCAATTGCAATTCGCGCGACAGAAGTTAACATATTGTTATCTCTCTGCTGCTGCCACGATATTTCCTCCTGAAATGTCTGATGCTCGTATATCATGGGCCAAAAATGCTGTGCTCACAACTGTTGTTGACGACTTCTTCGATATTGGAGGATCAAAAGAAGAGCTGGAAAACCTCATCGCATTAGTTGAGAA GTGGGATGAGCACCACAAAGATGACTTCTATTCTGAGCAAGTAAAAATAGTATTTTGTGCTCTCTATACCACGGTGAACCAGCTTGGATCGATGGCTTCTGCAGTCCAAAACCGCTGTGTTAGAAATCACCTGATAGAAACT TGGCTACAATTATTGAGGTCTATGATGACTGAGACAAAATGGCAGATTACTCAATATGTGCCAACGGTGGAAGAATATATGACAAATGGAGTTGTTTCATTCGCCCTTGGCCCCATTGTGCTCCCAGCATTGTATTTTGTCGGGGAGAAGATCTCAGAGTGTGTTGTCAAAGATCAAGAGCACAGTGAGCTATTTAGGGTAATGAGCACTTGTGGTCGTCTCCTGAATGACATCCAAGGCTTTGAG CGGGAGGGCAGCGAAGGGAAACTGAATAGCGTTTCGCTGCTTGTTCTTCACAGTGGTGGTCTAATGTCCGTAGAAGGGGCTAAGGAGGCGATACAGAAGAACATAGTCGCTTCTAGGCGAGACTTGCTAAGACTGGTCCTCAAGGAAGACACGCTCGTCCCTAGGGCATGCAAGGAGCTGTTCTGGAAGATGTGCAGGATACTTCACCTGTTCTACTTCCAGACAGATGGGTTCAGCTCGCCCAAGGAAATGGCCAGCGCGGTGGATGCAGTCATCAACGAGCCGCTCAAACTCTCGAGTTAG
- the LOC124676071 gene encoding uncharacterized protein LOC124676071 has product MERPAPVRKSHTNTADLLAWPEGAQQDLADAATPPSNRRPHQPSEAIHKVVFGGQVTEEEAESLNKRKQCSAPKWKEMTGSGIFAAGGEVEEDESASVTPIRPPSKNYQAISTISHISFAQDESVSPKKPTSIAEVAKQRELSGTFLSEDDSKLKKQLSNAKTKELSGHDIFAPPEDPRPRNSENGSTSQTPGKNAQVSSFKFGEDDTDSVVKTAKKIPTKKFNDLTGNDIFKGDPAEAAAPGTAEKQLSDAKLREMNGSNIFADGKAPSRDFLGGIRKPPGGESSIALV; this is encoded by the exons ATGGAGAGgccggcgccggtgaggaagtCCCACACCAACACGGCGGACCTGCTCGCGTGGCCCGAGGGGGCGCAGCAGGACCTCGCGGACGCCGCCACGCCGCCGTCCAACCGCCGCCCGCACCAG CCGTCGGAGGCGATCCACAAGGTGGTGTTCGGCGGGCAGGtcacggaggaggaggccgagagcCTCAACAAGAG GAAACAATGCTCAGCTCCCAAGTGGAAGGAGATGACAGGAAGTGGCATATTTGCAGCCGGAGGAGAGGTTGAGGAAGATGAATCCGCTTCTGTGACGCCCATCCGACCACCTTCTAAGAATTATCAG GCAATCAGCACCATAAGTCACATCTCCTTTGCCCAGGATGAAAGCGTTTCTCCCAAAAAGCCAACCTCCATAGCGGAGGTGGCAAAGCAGCGAGAGCTAAGTGGCACGTTCCTGAGCGAGGACGACAGCAAGCTGAAGAAGCAGCTATCCAATGCAAAAACGAAGGAGCTCAGCGGCCACGACATCTTCGCTCCGCCAGAGGATCCCAGGCCACGCAACTCGGAGAACGGCTCGACCTCGCAGACTCCGGGGAAAAACGCACAG GTGAGCAGCTTCAAGTTTGGAGAGGACGACACCGATAGCGTGGTGAAGACGGCCAAGAAGATCCCCACGAAGAAGTTCAACGACCTGACGGGCAACGACATCTTCAAGGGTgacccggcggaggcggcggctcccGGGACGGCGGAGAAGCAGCTGAGCGACGCCAAGCTCAGGGAGATGAACGGCAGCAACATCTTTGCAGACGGGAAGGCGCCGTCCCGGGACTTCCTCGGCGGCATCCGCAAGCCCCCCGGCGGCGAGAGCAGCATTGCGCTGGTCTAA